The window GGCTGGGACTACGTCCACGTCTACATCGATGACCACTCCCCGCGTCGGCGCCCTCTCGAAGAACGGGCGAGTCCGACACCCAAACCCGGCGGGGCGAGCTCGGGAAGTCCGGGCGGCGTCAGCCCTTATGCGAATCCACCAGGGCGGCGAGATCGCGAAGCGTTTCCACTCCGTCGCAATCGCCAACGTTCAGCGATGTCACGTTGAACTCTTTACTCACCACCTTCAGGAAGGCGACGAGGTCAATGGACGACACTCCAGTTTCGGCCAGATTGCTGTTGGCTTCGGGTGATGGGTCGATACCGAGATGCTCGTGAGCAAGATCTACCAAACGTTGCTCGGTGGTCGTCGTGGTCATGGTTCCTCCTAAAAGCGAATTGGTTATTAATATCACAGGTCCCGAGGATCGTGTCGCCAAGGACACGTCGGATCCGCGAATCCCGAATGCGGGCGCAAGCGAGATCCCGGGGCCCTGAAGGGCGGGCGGCGGCCGATCGGCTCCCGCCCTACGCCGGAGGCTGCTCCCGCCGCACCATCCGACGGTTCCGATCGCTGAAGTAAGCGCAAGTGGAGATAAGGTCGCCGTCCGCCGCTCCGGCTTCCGCGATCTCAATGTGCTGACGCGTGATTGGCCTGTACGGGAAAAGTCCTTTCCCGTACCTTTGAACGGGATACTCGAGGTTCTGCGCCCGCCGCAGGTCGTAGCGCGATCCCGCATCGACAAAACGCAACACGTAGGCTGCGCGGCTGGCGAGTTCGCCGTCCCCGAGCATTACGCTCCTATGAACAACCGTCTTGTTGAACAGCAGCGCGTCGCCGGGCTCGAAATCGTCTTCGACCCGGTGATTCTCAAGTATGTCACCGATGGCCGGTGAATTGAGAATCCCCCCACGCATGGCGAAATACTCGTTCACGCTCGTCCTGACCCCCGCCCGATCCTTGGCCCTGAGCGTCGAGACAACCGCCGGTTCGATTTGGTCAAACACAAACTCACCGGATACGACGTGCTGGGGG of the Acidobacteriota bacterium genome contains:
- a CDS encoding acyl carrier protein — its product is MTTTTTEQRLVDLAHEHLGIDPSPEANSNLAETGVSSIDLVAFLKVVSKEFNVTSLNVGDCDGVETLRDLAALVDSHKG
- a CDS encoding phytanoyl-CoA dioxygenase family protein, producing MNRHPFDHEFRITPEQKAQFQRDGFVKLAGFLNAEVIEALLDRVEVELRRGTVDNFKADSQFKRAKYDFESNKDAIFQLLERRYFRNALTDLVERDLFLTFELCFEIERGVSKGFPWHVGAQSFGYQFAEEFGCTLWAPLHSVDTKGQHGGMAYVPQHVVSGEFVFDQIEPAVVSTLRAKDRAGVRTSVNEYFAMRGGILNSPAIGDILENHRVEDDFEPGDALLFNKTVVHRSVMLGDGELASRAAYVLRFVDAGSRYDLRRAQNLEYPVQRYGKGLFPYRPITRQHIEIAEAGAADGDLISTCAYFSDRNRRMVRREQPPA